The Setaria viridis chromosome 9, Setaria_viridis_v4.0, whole genome shotgun sequence sequence tTACACGCGGGAATATTATCACGGCGCGCACTGTGCAGGAGTATTTACGGGGAACCGCCGGAAGACGAGTGGAGTGAGACGGGTTCCTACTTTCCTGTCGCCTTCCTTCCGCGACGGACCGGCACGATTTTATTTAGTATTGGCAGCCACAAGGGGGGCCTGTCGCTTTCAGATTCAAGCAAAACCCCGCATCCATCCAATATTTTGTTTCGATTTGATTACCCCCCACGTTTGCAAATCGCGCACGCTCTAATCCGTGTACGCGACATCACAACCTCAAATCAGAGAACGCCACGTCATCGCAGGATCGATCGCCGCCAGCGCAGCAGTGGCTAACCACGGGTCGAGTCCACACGAGACGAGCTAGCTAGCCGCCTAACCACGGGTCACCACAATAAGCACCGCCGCGTCGGCGGTTTAGGCCAGTCAAACCTTCCAAAGCACCCTTGACAAGACAAAAGTTACTGTCGCCGAGGGCGCGAGGGACAACAGGTTGTGCTGCGTAGGAAGGAAAGGTGACGGAACGGAAGCGCGCAAGTGCGGTTCCACGGGGGGCGAGGCGAGTCCCCTGGGCAGGCGAAGGCGCCCACCTGAAAAGGCCGGTGCGGGGGGCGCCAGCCAACCGCTGCCGCGCAGCGCAAGCGCCGCCACCGAACgcgccccgccggcctcctctcgGCTCTCCCCTCCGCTTCCCCGCGCGGCCCGCCCGCCCGAGGCGACGCGACGCTCCCCCGGGAATCCAGCCTTCCCCGCTATCTCCTCGCGGCGCTCCCTCAAATAGGCGTCGTCTCGTCCCTCCCCCCGCGCGCCAGATCACGGTCCGCGTCAAGGGGCTGTGTCGTCGGGTTGACTTGGGCGCTGGCTGCCGGGGAGTTGATGGGCGGgccgagcggccggcggcggaggtgggcgcgGCGGTCGTGCCGGACGGGAGGGGGAGCCGGGGTCGTCAGGCGGACGGTCGCGGTGACGGCGAACAGGGCgagcacggcgccgccgcgggtggCGGAAGGTAAGACAAGAGCCTGCTGCTCCCGAAATGAATCTCTGCGGCGTTTTGGTTAGTGTTTACCAACTTGATTTCGAACGGTTGGGGGTCGCATGTGATCGTCGTTTCTCGTTGATTTCGCATGCTAGGTAGTGCTTGCTTCCTtgcttcctccttcctccgtcCAGCAGTGGTAGCGTGTGCCGCGGAAGCGAGGGAGGGTTGCCTAATTTGCTTGCACCGTTGGGTTACTTATTTGTGCGTTGCTCCGAACAAACAAAAATTAAGGGAGATCATGCTAGAAGTAGTCCAACAGAGAATCTTACcatttattttccattttcCCAATGTTTTCGTGATTGCCTGAGGAGAAAACAGAAGGGCATAAACTCATGGAAAAATTCAAACAGCACAATTTGACTGGAAAACAATTGGTCGTACCATGTGATTCAAACAGCACAATTCTTTCCTTTAGGGACAGATAAGAACTGCAATGCTGTCTTTTTGTCGGTTTTTGATTAAGGTGGCCTGTGATGTAACATGTTCGAATGGTTCCCATCGTGCGACTAAGGTAAAGGTCTAAATGATTTGGAGTTGACCCGTTCTTGTTCTCTTACTGACTTCACTCAGGGTTTGCCCATGTGGACAAGCAACGGCGTGTTCATGGAGTACTATCAGATTTCAGATATAGCAGTGGATCCACAGATTATGTAAGCTGTTCGAATGCTCACTACTGTTTTAACAACAATGAACTTGGATTTGTTTCACTGCACAATacggcctggtttggtttctcctgcttatttttaacatccgtcacattgaatgtttaaatactaattagaagtattaaacgtaggctatttacaaaacccattacataagtggaggctaaacggtgagacgaatctattaagcctaattagtccatgatttgaccatgtgttgctacagtaaatatttgctaatgatggattaattaggcttaattaggcttaatagattcatctcgccgtttagcctcctcttatgcaatgggttttgtaaatagcctacgtttaatactcctaattagtatgctaaaaataagcaaagagaaCCAAACGCAGCCTACGTCTGCAGCCCCAAAACTTTATTGCGCGTCagtgctttctttttttttgtttgtaccATTCTCACATAATTGCATTGATACAGTTATCTTCAGACATTGGGGAATTCAAGCATAAGAGCTCCTATGGAAGTTCTCGAAGATGTCATCCGTCAGAGAGAAATATTACAGAAACCAGCCACGTGCAACCCTCGGTGATGACAGAATTGGATGGTTTTCATTCTTCAGGTGCAGTTCTTGTAGATTCAACTTTTATTCCACGGCTAAGAGAAAACAAAACCTCCAGCAATATAGAATTGTGCCATACTAGCAGCACTGTTTCAGGATTGTCCATTCGGCCTAAATATTACCTCAACAATCCCAGCAGCAACTTGAAGAATCCTCCAACTGTAAAGAGCTGCAGTGATATGAGTGATTTTAGTCATCAACTAGTCAGAAGCGTTAAAAGGTCAGCTTCTACAAAGATGGGCTTAACAAGTGCAAACAGTTCCCTTTCTGAGAAAATGTCATTGCTACGTCAACCACGGTATGGCGGTAATCATCAGGACCAAAATTGTATCAGTACTTTGAATCGAAGACATAAAATTGTGAATCCTAGAGGAGTAAATGACCTGCTTAATACAGAGGAGGTCCATGACCAGCTTGATTGCTCATTGGGAGGATATTCACAGGCTTTGTTAAATAATGCATTAGTTCGAGAAAAGCAAATGTACTGTTCAACTGTACTTAATCAAAAAGCAACTGAAGAATTATGGAGCCCTGCAGACAGTGAATCTGAGAAGATAGTATGCTTTTCCTCTGGTGACAGCATTGATGACTTGCAAGTATCGTCTTCAAGCGACACTAGTGATAGCTCCAACTTATCATCTCTAGGTGCAGTAGCTAATAATCAATGGAAGATGACCTTTAAAAAGGTAGGTACTGAGATATATGATACTAATTTACTTGTTATATTGCAATTTATAGATGCTTGTATGGTTTCTTGAGCTTGTAGAATTAGAAACTTACAAGATTTTTATTTGCATGGTTTCTTGCTTTTTccttctttaaaaaaaacagaggctAACCGAACCATATTTTATTATTAAAATGTACTAAAGTACAAAAGATTAACATGTATGATAGTTTTGCTTTCGCTCAGCATGATAGGAAGGTTGATCTCATACTATCCTTTGACAGGTATACTGCCCTCATGCTGCACGCCTAGACTCTACGTCTGTCATATACCGCAAAGAGATAGGTCAGGCTAGCCCGATATCTGTTCTTGAGCCTCCATCTGAGGATAGCTCTGATTCTGAAAACATCAGGCGAGAGCCTGCCGATCTGTATGGTTAGTGCTTATACCTTCATACATTTCCATGTGGCGGTTATAGCTTTCTTATATTTCTGTTTTGTGCTAATCATAGTTAAATTTATGATCTTCTTCATTTAGATCTCCAACTGAGACTTGAGCTTGGCACATTTGCACCAGCAGAGACTGCTGCAGAGGCAAGTAGCGTTGGCAGAACAAGTGACTATTTATCCTCTGAAGTGGAGTCGAACAACAATGAACCTACACAGCTGGTTGAAGATATTCTTGAAGAatttgaagatgaagaggaaagGGACTTTTCTTACTTGCTGGATATACTGATCGCTTCTGGCATTCATGGAACTGCAGAGGATCAACTTTACAAAGTGTGTCAGTCGCTCGACTGCCCTGCCAGCTATGATGTCTTTGAGAAGTTGGAAAACAAGTACAAAGTTGTTACGTGGTCAAGATCAGATAGGAAGTTTTTATTCGATATGGTCAACACAGTATTGTCACAAATTCTTGCTCCATGCTTGAACATGCAACCTTGGGTCAATACTGCCAGGAACTTGGCTCCACTATGGGGATCAGAGGGCCTGTTGGAAAAGGTCTTGCAGGTGTTAGATCAGAGACGAGAAGAACTTGCACCGAGTAAGACGAAGCCTGAAATGAAAGGATTTGATCAGAAGTGGCCAGATTTAGCAGATGGCATCGACAGGGTAGGAAGGGATATTGAAAAATTGATAAAAGATGATCTTTTGGAAGAGCTGGTACttgagctactatccagttagGTTTCCACGGCCCATAGTAGGGCTTACGCATTGTAGCAGTACAGGTCCCTTGATTTTTAGTTAGTTTTTGTAGTCAGTTATTGTTCCTTCGGTCCTTACGATggatttgttttatttttctttgttattaaaAGCGGTGGTTGACAGGGTTTTTGGTCTAGTCGCCGTGCTTCCGGTGAGTTCTATTGGATTAGGTGATGTCTGTAGCCaaattcttttcttccttgaaAAAAGTATATGTCGAAGCGGGATTTGTAAGAATGGGAGTCTTATCTGTCGAGTTTTGTCGGCTGTGAGAGTTTAGTCTGTAGATGAGGGCAAATTGTAGTCCCCAGACATTTGTATTGTTCTTGAAAGGAAGAATAAGTGCCGTGTTCTTTTGGTCAATTCTGCGCTGTTCACTGCATTTGATCATTAGTGTAGCTAACAGACATGACATCTCGGCAGCAAGAAGAGTCATATCTCGCTGTGCCACCGTGCTAGAGATTTGTAGAGTATCACTGTGAGAATGTGGCAGAAGTTTCTGTACTAATCAGAGTACCTTAAAACCTCTGATAATTTGCACTACAAAGCACCTAATCAAAAGTTTGGTGAGGTTTACAAGAAGTCTAGGCTATTTCACTTCGAACCTTGATCCCGAAAGCTTCTTCTGCAGTTCAGTTCGGTGGTCTTCTGTACCCttctaccctttctgcagacaCGAAACGATGCGAGCATCACTATCAACTCCCGTTTGAGTTGAATGGTAGCTTCATCTAGCCGCAAAACTGGATATCGATTTGCCACGTATTGTCAATCGCGCCAACAACCACAATCGATGCCCTCGGAAGCACTGATTTATTACAAAGCTGCCACGATGACGTCGTCCTAGAACTATGTTTACCTTGGCCTGCAGGCTGCGGGCCGTGCCTCTTGCGtcatctgaatatctgatgcGCTTGAGCTCGTTGCATCAAAGGCTCAGATTTTGACTTTTAGCTAGAGTACTGTGGCATGCCTGCAATTTTGGCCGAGAGCTGATGGCATCTTATATGTTTATATAAGGACAGCTCGGCTCCTAAACTATCTTGCCAAACACTTGCCGCCCCTACCTAACGCGATAGAtatcagtgttttatacccgacaacctactgagaggtatcccgagatagtagattggttggtggggtaTTGTTagacctgaaactcgaaggtacaagcgaggacacaagatacggatttatacaggttcggaccgctagattacgtaataccctacgtcctatgtggtgtgttgtatattgcgccttgCGCTTGGGTGTCTTGGCCTACCgagggggcaggattactatcCGGTAAATgtgtcttgtatcctcgcttttaccttcgagtttcaggttCGACGATACCCCACCAACCAATTTATTACCTCGGGATAcctcttggtaggttgccgggtataaaacaccgacatctggcgcgctaggtaggggtggtcgtcgagatcatcgggcgagcttgaaggacctcatcaagatcaatctactatACAAGACAAGAATGTTGTTCTCCCCCGATCAATGACTCGGTGTGCAATTGCGTCGGAGTCCGAGGTGAAATCGCCAGACAGGCTAATTCCGAGCTAGCATCTATTCTTGTCGAATTGGAATTCAAAACGAAGTGCGGAATAGAGCAATTCATCTGTAATAAGAAATTGATGAAATAATTATTATAATGAAATAGTGTCACGTGCAAACATGAAAGGTAACGTTGCCCTAATAAGGGTAAGAAAGTCTATTCCTACCAATTAATTTTTGGAGTTGGAGTTACGATGGTAGCTAAATAGATTTATCTACTCTATATTTTTCTGAAGGGGTGGAGCGAAGCTAGTAGGGTAGGGCTGTTTTTATGGAGCGGTCCCCCGGTACTGTTGGGATGTCGCGTCCCAGCTAACCATCCCCGTGCTCTCTCGCTCGTCCCCATATTATCGCAACTACCCCGCCCTGCCCCGTACGCAAGCATAAGCTTCATCTGTTACCCCGCCTGCGTTCGATCAGTTCCCTCGTGGTGTGCAACCATGGCCGTGTCGGAGTTGGCGGTCGACGGCGTCGTCTTCCCTCCGGTGGCACGCCCGCCGGGCTCCGCCCGCCCGCACTTCCTCGCCGGCGCAGGTGCGTCGCGCTCCCTGACGGTCTGTTAGATTCTGTAAAGGAAACTGTAGTTGGTGCAGAGCATGGCAACTTGATTGATCTGATCCCTTTTTTGTTGGTGAGCGAAGGTGTGCGAGGGTTGGAGATCGGCGGCAACTTCATCAAGTTCACCGCCATCGGCGTGTACTTagaggaggacgcggccgtgTCCGCGCTGGCGAAGAAGTGGGCGGGGAAGtccgccgacgagctcgcctCCGACGTCACCTTCTTCCGCGACGTCGTCACgggtaagaagaagaagacgcctCGCTCGCTCTCGCGCCTAGTAACAGCCAACCACTGCATAACGGGGCCTTTGTACGCCGCCGCTGCGCATATGCAAGTGCAATGGCGACTGATGACGTGACGCGTCGCAGGCGACTTCGAGAAGTTCACGCGGGTGACGATGATCCTGCCGCTGACGGGCGAACAGTACTCGGACAAGGTGACGGAGAACTGCGTGGCGTACTGGAAGGCCACCGGCGTGTACACGGACGCCGAGGGCGCCGCCgtggacaagttcaaggagGCGTTCAAGCCGGAGACGTTCCCGCCAGGCGCGTCCATCCTCTTCACCCACTCGCCCGCCGGAGTCCTCACCGTGAGCACCGTACCCACCACCAATTCTCTTTCCCGTTACATGTTGAAATCGATCTGACGCTTTGCTCCGATCCGATGCCCAGGTCGCGTTCTCCAAGGACTCGTCGGTgccggaggccggcggcgtcgcgATCGAGAACAGGCCCCTCTGCGAGGCCGTCCTGGAGTCCATCATCGGGAAGCACGGCGTCTCGCCGGCCGCGAAGCTGAGCATCGCGGCCAGGGTGTCGGAGCTCCTCAATGGGGCCGAGACCAGCCCGGCCGGCGACGCGCAGCAGGCGGAGCCCGTCCCGGTCTCCGCGTGAGCGGACAGCGCGCgagaagaaaaaagaaccaGGCGATCGGCTGGGAGATGCCGCACGCCGGCACCTGTCGACTGTCGTCTTTGTTTGTGGTCGGTGTTGAGGCGTCgtgttctgaacttctgatcccccatcccccccccccccccccccccccccccccccccccccaatacATGTGGCGTTCGCTGTTCGTGTGAGCCATCGTCGGTGACCTGATGAATAAAGAGACGAAGTTATGCTGCCCCTCCAATTCCCATTGCGTGGATCAGATCTGGCTGCTCGTTGCAACCTGCAACAGGGGCTCCGGAGATTATATGGTTGTACATTGTGGCGAGAATGGTGGTTCCATACTTCCGTAATAACCTCGCCGTATGAGAGCAGAAGCGAGGGACCAAGTGTCCAAGTCGTACCACGAGTACGTTTTGCTACTCCAAAGTCCAGTAGTACGATCGTGTCATCATCTGAAAATAAAAAGACCATAGCACGATTGATTTGCGTTAAGCGtggtgcgtgcgtgtgtggcaACTGTTCTAGCGTTGCAATTGCAGTCGTGGATAACCGGGCCAGAATCGGAGGACCGGAGTTGGACCACCCAGCCCACCCACACCAGCTTCTTTTTAGACTCTCCCACCACCTGTCGCCGCACAGAAGACTAACATGCCAAGGCCCAAAAAAGAGGGTATGGAAATAGTAGGCCCACGTTTTCAGAAATGTTGATGGGCCACATCATAGCCTGCCAACAAAAATCTGGgcttcctctcaaaaaaaaaaaactgggcTCCTTTTCTCTTCCACTTATACCTTGTACCCGGGCTGCTGGTGGTTGGTAGTCTGGGGCTGGGCTCCGCTGAGAAGAAAACAATGGCTAATACAGTAATATTGCCGTGCACAACTTCACATATTTCAGCATACGTGCAGTGAACGTTCCAAGGTCGCATTAGCCATTGTTTCAGGCACAGCTGCACAAACAGGATGGTGCTGGCGTACGTGCTGCTACTGGAAATCTGGAACAACAGAAGCAGACCCAGATCTGATCTGTCCGATGAACTGGCCAGAAGTGCGCCATTCGATTGGCCCAGATCGCCTTGTGCGAGCAACGTCTAGCTTCGCCTGGCTTTTCTCAGACGACTTTTCTCGGCAGGCAGGCCGCAGGCCCGTTGGGGCCTCGCACTGAGCCGTTGGCGTACGACGATCTCATCAAACCAAGCGCCCGCCAAAACCCAAGCACAGTGCAGTGACCACCAATGCCGGCGCGCCCCCATTCGGAGCCAAACATGCTGTCAGATGGCGCCCCGTCACAGGATCACGATCACCTCACTCACTCACAACCCGACGGCGCCCCGTCACGTGCACGCTGCTCCTTCTCCCCCGCAACTTGCCACGGCAGCCACTGCTCTCCGCTGACACACCCAACGGCACCACGGCCTCACCCGTCTCGCCTCGgctcgccgccccgccggcaCCCAGCGGCAACGGTCGAGTCGGCCGGCGCCCGACCGCTCCCGTGCCTGCTTGCCGGCGCGCATCAGGCTCGCTCAACGCGCCTTTCTCCTCGCGGAGCTATGTGGATTTCGGGTCAAGATGGCTGCGATCGTTGCTGAAAGGAACTGGAGACAGCTATCCCGGCGCACGCCTGGCGACGGTAGCTACGGCGGAATCCGCGACGCCGACGGGCCAACCGTTTTGTGTGCAGGATTTAGAGGGGAAAGGAACAGGAGGAATCGGATTTTGCTCGAACGTGACGGCGCCGAGCGCAAGTTCGCAACGGGCGGCGCCAGGAGGGAAGACCCGCTTTCCTGCCGGTCTACGGCCGTTTCTAGCTTGGACGGACGCAGATGAAGCTGAAGAACGGGCTTCGGTTTTGCCCGGAATCGAGCATGATTTGCCTGCAGGTTTTGGTATAGGGAGGGGTCGCTCTCTAACCACCGCACGATAGTGCAACCATTCATTCAAACGAAAACAACGCCACCGTCCGAGTTCTTTGCGTCAGTAAAACCTCTGAAAAAGGTCGCCGCTGTGGCGCTGTGGACTCTTCATTCTTCACCATTAAGGAGTGCGTGCTTGCCACGATCACGGTGCAAGGACATGGATGGAGATGGTGGGCCTTGGCTGGCTCTTGCTGTCTTGCACGATGTCCATCCTGACACATGAACGTTATCTGAAactattccttttcttttctcgaGGATTCCCTGGATTATTCAGgagtttattttatttattgtttCAGCAAATAATGTAGTAGTATTTTCTTTCCGGGGAAAAGGAGATGCAATCCTTCCATGCATTTTTTTCACAACTGTTCCTGAAATAACAACTCAAGAAGGGTATCTCAAGAAGACCAGAAGAATCATCTGTATGTCCATGAAAGTGCTAGGCAAATGGTTATAGATGCAACAACTAATCATAACACCTTTGGATTTTCAAATTTGACGAGAATTACTCCTCAATCGCAGAGACTCCATTGGGCCAACTATTGCATCAATAATTCAGTATTGCTTGTTACATCAGCCTTGACTAGTATATTAATTTCATGAAAGGGCTTTCTGTGGTGCAAATACAGACGGCTGAAGAACCATACAGCAACGTGGCTGGAAAAATCTGAAACACGTCAGGACTTTCACGGTGGCCTGGCTGCGATGATAAAGTTAAAAAACCGTGTCGTTTCCTGCAAGTTAACTTACATCTGACAGCTCTACTTCTGGGTAAAAGATTGTGGAGATCCTAACAACACTCTGCCTTCTCTGTGcacaaaagaacaaaaaaaaaaccattttCTCATTAACATTGTAAGTTTGTTGCAGATCACCCCTGAACTCCTTGTTTGATACTGCATGACATATGTGGGGTTTTTCAGGCAGATAAACACTAGCATCACTTTTTGGGAAGAgtattcttttttcccttctcccttttctttttgatgGATTTGATAAGAGTTACTGCCATGTAAAGCAAAGTGGTGGTCTGCTATATAAGCAGTATAGTCTTACTCCATAGCCCATTCCACCACCATTTCAGCAACACAGCCAAAGCCGCTCAGCTCAGCGTGTTGCTACTTGCTTTCACTAGTCGCTACTACACCATGGCTCCTCTGCTCTTCAGGGACATGAAGGGCCTCtcgtgctcgtcgccggcgtccaCCGCGATATGCCCGAGCCTGGAGCGGCAGCCGATGGTCCGGTCACACAAGGCCATTGCCAGTGCCAGCCCGCTGTCGCAGGTCCCCACCGAGCCCAGGACGCACAGGCACGACGGCAAGAAGGGGCAGCAGCAcaaggccgccgccgtctcAAACGGCGGTGGCCTCGTCAGCCCCGCCGGCTCGTCCAGGTACCTGCTCAGCGGCCGCTTCGCCTCCGCCACGCAGGAGATCCAGGAGGTGGAGACTGCCCCGGCCGTTGATGCCAAGCGGGAGGAAGCAAGTGAAGCAGCTGATGCGAAGAACACACAGGCGCAAGAACAGGTAAGGAACAGTACAGTTCTCCACTAGTGGTTTTGTGAATCATTACTGAACACTGACAGGTGCTTCTACATTTTTAAAGAATTGGTCCTATTGTTCTTGAttagaaaatgataaaaaaaatcagaagtCAGATTATGTGATCATTAGTAATCATATCCATGTGGGGCTGGGAGGGTTTATACAATCATTGTTCATTTGATATCTGGAACTTCCAGCCGAAGTTATCCAGATACTATGATTACAGGCAGATACCGCTTTTGCTGAAAGTTGGTTAAAGGTTCTGAATTTCAAACAGATGTATGCATATAAAATTACTGGATGACTGCAGCTTTGCGGCCTACTGGATTAGTATCAGAAACTCGCAGCATGCCacctctgatttttttttaacatagaCATCTATTCAGTTTGATTGCTTGCATACTTGTCTGATTTTACTCAAAATCTGCGAAACCAACATATGTGCTTCGCTACTTGCTATGAACTGAGCTCCAGCTTTGGTATCTTGTCAGGTGGTTGTGCTGAAGGTATCCCTGCACTGCAAAGCATGCGCTGGGAAAGTGAAGAAGCACCTCTCCAAGATGGAAGGTGAGCCTGTCAGCTTGTATTCTTCAGGATCTGAAGCTTTTGTTCAGAGTTCAACACAACGTCAAAATTAACCTTTTTTCCTGGTCCTGATAACCAAACTGCTTGCACTTCAGGTGTGACGTCGTTCGACATCGACTTCGCGGCGAAGAAGGTGACGGTGGTCGGCGACGTGACGCCGCTGGGGGTGCTAAACAGCGTGTCCAAGGTGAAGAACGCCCAGctctgggcggcggcgccgccgccgccgacggcgataGCCGTCTGAAGGACGAAAAAGAGGCGAAAAGGAAATCTGGAAGCCAAAGCTAGCGTAGCCTATAGGATCCGTTGCGCGTTAGGTGTGGCTGGTAGGGGGTGCGGCTCTGGAGCCGTGCACGTACGCGTGTGGGGGCGCCGAGCACGGCCGGCCCCGCTGGGCCAGCGCGCGCGGCTGTGACTGGCGCGTCTCTGCGAGCGCTGTCTGCTCGACCTGCATGCGTCCACCGTGCGCTACTGCCATGGCCCTTGAATGCAGCTTTGGTTTCTTCCCGTGGTCGTCTTGTGATCCTCCCTTGTTTTGCTGTGGTTGGCGCCATGCGACATGCGAGGTGAGCATGCCGTCTTGGTGCTTCCTTCTGGTATGAGTGGGTGACTctgctttttttgtttttccccttttcttcttGCTGTAAGCCTGTAATATATAAGAATGGAACTGCATTGCTGTCCTGGTCTTTTATGGAAAAGTGAATGACGTGAAGTTGGTGTCGGGAAAGCTGAAATAAGATCTGGTGACGTGGTTAAAATGTAGAAAATTCTGAAGCCAGATGAGCTGACCAAGCCAATTTCGCAACCAGAAATGCCAGCTCAGCCACGCATCAGATTAACTGATTCCATTTTTTACAGTTTCAGAGATCAACACAAGGTTTTTCTTTGGGCAGAGAGTGAGATCCTAAAATTACATCTGCTTTCGCGTTGTATGCCATCTTTGAACGTGCAAAATGTAGACGGGGAGGAGATAACGCTACAGTTTCGTGATAGACTGATACTGTGAGCCTGTGAATGTGTGATAGGTTTGGCGCCTCGCAGTACTGCAGCTGAGCGGTTCTGGTAGCACAAACAGTGCTGCTAGATCAAACCACTTCTCTCTCTGAGGGCGTCCGCGATGATGCTGAGTCAGCTAGCTATTTGAGTGTACAGCTCAGCATATATCCTAtgtggaggaaagagaagatgcAAAAATATTCGACCTGGCAACTTGCTCGTCGCTCAGCTCGCACGTGCGACGATGCGTCAAATCGTTCTCTCTCTGTGCATGAAAGtactaaaaataacaaatagCTAGCATTATATAGATAGTTGTATGGACTGCTAGCTATTTAGTGCTGAGTAGGATGGCTCCTAACTAGCAATTAGCTAGAACTGTTTCGGATGACCTGAGCAAAAGATGGATCAAACTGCTCCCTGGTCCGCTGTCTCATGTCGCAGTAGTACAGCTATTGCTTGCTATTTCTGCCTAGGCGATcttcttgcaaaaaaaaaaaaaaatctgcctAGGCgataaattttttttagaaaaaagaactACCTGGGCCACTGGAAGTCGGAAGCCCGCACTGAACGGGATGAACTTTTCTCTGATGGCCCGTTGCACCGTACCAGGCCGACCGCCCAACGCAGCCCACTGGTTTTAGTCCGAGTCTGGC is a genomic window containing:
- the LOC117836517 gene encoding chalcone--flavanone isomerase, with product MAVSELAVDGVVFPPVARPPGSARPHFLAGAGVRGLEIGGNFIKFTAIGVYLEEDAAVSALAKKWAGKSADELASDVTFFRDVVTGDFEKFTRVTMILPLTGEQYSDKVTENCVAYWKATGVYTDAEGAAVDKFKEAFKPETFPPGASILFTHSPAGVLTVAFSKDSSVPEAGGVAIENRPLCEAVLESIIGKHGVSPAAKLSIAARVSELLNGAETSPAGDAQQAEPVPVSA
- the LOC117839606 gene encoding uncharacterized protein; protein product: MGGPSGRRRRWARRSCRTGGGAGVVRRTVAVTANRASTAPPRVAEGFAHVDKQRRVHGVLSDFRYSSGSTDYLSSDIGEFKHKSSYGSSRRCHPSERNITETSHVQPSVMTELDGFHSSGAVLVDSTFIPRLRENKTSSNIELCHTSSTVSGLSIRPKYYLNNPSSNLKNPPTVKSCSDMSDFSHQLVRSVKRSASTKMGLTSANSSLSEKMSLLRQPRYGGNHQDQNCISTLNRRHKIVNPRGVNDLLNTEEVHDQLDCSLGGYSQALLNNALVREKQMYCSTVLNQKATEELWSPADSESEKIVCFSSGDSIDDLQVSSSSDTSDSSNLSSLGAVANNQWKMTFKKVYCPHAARLDSTSVIYRKEIGQASPISVLEPPSEDSSDSENIRREPADLYDLQLRLELGTFAPAETAAEASSVGRTSDYLSSEVESNNNEPTQLVEDILEEFEDEEERDFSYLLDILIASGIHGTAEDQLYKVCQSLDCPASYDVFEKLENKYKVVTWSRSDRKFLFDMVNTVLSQILAPCLNMQPWVNTARNLAPLWGSEGLLEKVLQVLDQRREELAPSKTKPEMKGFDQKWPDLADGIDRVGRDIEKLIKDDLLEELVLELLSS
- the LOC117840522 gene encoding protein SODIUM POTASSIUM ROOT DEFECTIVE 2, with the translated sequence MAPLLFRDMKGLSCSSPASTAICPSLERQPMVRSHKAIASASPLSQVPTEPRTHRHDGKKGQQHKAAAVSNGGGLVSPAGSSRYLLSGRFASATQEIQEVETAPAVDAKREEASEAADAKNTQAQEQVVVLKVSLHCKACAGKVKKHLSKMEGVTSFDIDFAAKKVTVVGDVTPLGVLNSVSKVKNAQLWAAAPPPPTAIAV